The proteins below come from a single Candidatus Zixiibacteriota bacterium genomic window:
- the aspS gene encoding aspartate--tRNA ligase, translating into MPPFLSLKRTHTCGQLRPADIDTPVRLNGWVAGYRNLGGLMFFDLRDRYGVTQVVVNPETLEKDMLAAAERTRSEFVVAVVGHVRKRPDGTANPKLATGEVEVVADQFHILSESRTPPFEVADQTNVNETLRLEYRYLDLRRAPLQRALRMRHQATMAVRTYFDRNGFYEIETPLLMRSTPEGARDYVVPSRVSKGKFYALPQSPQLLKQILMISGFDRYFQIARCLRDEDLRADRQPEHTQIDVEMSFVTPDDVFAVIEGMQKELFRAVLDIDIETPFPRYTFDEVMNRWGIDKPDLRFGMEIVDLTDIAGQSDFKVFADNVRSGGVVKGIVLKGGASYSRKQIDDLTELAKKHGAGGLAYILRSEGQDKSPILKFIGEDVKNRMCDRAGALAGDALFIISDRRLRTESILGQLRLHLGRVHDLVDRSQFRFLWVTDFPLLDYNEEERRWDAMHNIVSHPHETDLPLIDEGFSSTLPGTDLNHPWRRARAMQYDLVVNGWEIASGGQRINRSELQKKILAILGIDNNRAERMFGFLLRALEYGAPPHAGIALGLDRLVTLMGGYESIRDVIAFPKTANASSLMDGSPSEIEPSQLEELGLQIVAKETSA; encoded by the coding sequence GTGCCACCCTTCCTAAGCCTGAAACGAACGCACACCTGCGGCCAGTTGCGGCCCGCCGATATCGACACGCCTGTCCGCCTCAACGGCTGGGTGGCCGGCTACCGAAATCTCGGCGGCTTGATGTTTTTTGATCTCCGTGACCGATACGGAGTTACTCAGGTAGTGGTCAATCCCGAGACTCTGGAGAAGGACATGCTCGCCGCGGCGGAGCGAACCAGATCGGAATTCGTCGTCGCTGTTGTTGGCCATGTCAGAAAGCGCCCGGACGGAACCGCCAACCCCAAGCTTGCCACCGGGGAAGTTGAAGTGGTCGCGGATCAGTTCCACATTCTTTCCGAATCGCGCACCCCGCCGTTTGAGGTTGCCGATCAGACCAACGTCAATGAAACCCTCCGTCTTGAGTATCGTTACCTTGATCTCCGCAGGGCTCCGCTCCAGCGCGCCTTGCGTATGCGGCATCAGGCGACCATGGCGGTGCGCACCTATTTCGACCGAAACGGCTTCTATGAAATCGAGACGCCCCTTTTGATGCGGTCCACGCCCGAGGGCGCTCGCGATTACGTTGTCCCGAGCCGCGTCTCGAAAGGCAAGTTCTACGCGCTGCCGCAGTCGCCGCAGCTGCTCAAGCAGATCCTCATGATCTCGGGTTTCGATCGCTATTTTCAGATCGCCCGGTGTTTGCGCGACGAAGACCTGCGGGCCGACCGTCAGCCGGAGCATACCCAGATCGATGTCGAGATGTCGTTTGTGACACCCGACGACGTATTTGCAGTGATTGAAGGCATGCAAAAAGAGCTGTTTCGAGCAGTCCTCGATATCGATATCGAAACACCCTTTCCACGATACACCTTCGACGAAGTCATGAATCGATGGGGAATCGACAAGCCCGACCTGCGTTTCGGCATGGAGATAGTTGACCTGACTGATATTGCAGGCCAAAGCGACTTCAAGGTGTTTGCCGACAACGTCCGCTCGGGTGGCGTCGTGAAGGGCATCGTGCTGAAAGGCGGGGCGTCCTACTCGCGAAAGCAGATTGATGACCTCACCGAGCTGGCGAAAAAGCACGGAGCCGGCGGGCTGGCGTATATTCTGCGATCCGAGGGCCAGGACAAGTCGCCCATCCTGAAGTTCATCGGCGAGGACGTCAAAAACCGAATGTGCGATCGTGCGGGAGCCTTGGCGGGCGACGCGCTGTTTATCATATCGGACAGAAGACTGCGCACCGAAAGCATCTTGGGGCAGCTCCGCCTGCATCTCGGGCGCGTGCATGATCTTGTCGACAGAAGCCAGTTCCGGTTCCTGTGGGTAACGGACTTTCCGCTGCTCGATTATAACGAAGAGGAACGGCGATGGGACGCCATGCATAATATCGTCTCTCATCCGCACGAGACCGATCTTCCCTTGATCGACGAAGGGTTCTCGTCGACTCTGCCGGGCACCGACCTGAATCACCCCTGGCGTCGCGCCCGGGCGATGCAGTATGATCTTGTGGTGAACGGGTGGGAGATCGCCTCTGGCGGGCAGCGAATCAACCGAAGTGAACTGCAGAAGAAGATTCTGGCGATTCTGGGTATCGACAACAACCGGGCGGAGAGGATGTTCGGTTTTCTGCTTCGCGCGCTCGAATACGGCGCGCCTCCGCACGCGGGCATTGCCCTCGGTCTGGACCGGCTGGTCACACTGATGGGCGGATATGAGTCCATTCGCGACGTCATCGCATTCCCGAAAACGGCTAACGCCTCGTCGTTGATGGACGGCTCCCCGTCCGAAATCGAGCCGTCGCAACTCGAAGAACTGGGGCTGCAAATTGTAGCGAAGGAGACCTCGGCTTAG
- a CDS encoding PhoH family protein, producing the protein MQPDYDEKKIGTFTPGDIDQRLLFGQNDSFLRMIESRFLSRIVARGERIQVEGPPEEVEQILRLLTDLTTRIKQGEVITEQYLNYAIGMIRQNGLGPAASISTEALLTSALKKAIKPKTIGQTRYVEAVDQNDLVFAIGPAGTGKTYLAVAMAVAELKTKRVNRIVFARPAVEAGESLGFLPGDVRAKVDPYLRPVYDALYDMMQPDKIAKLLEMGVIEIAPLAFMRGRTLNEAFVVLDEAQNTTTAQMKMFLTRIGEKSKAVITGDVTQVDLPDKKTSGLITVQKILKNIKGIEFIHLTEKDVIRHRLVQQIISAYERYEGARRKDS; encoded by the coding sequence ATGCAACCAGATTACGACGAGAAGAAGATCGGCACGTTTACGCCTGGCGATATTGATCAGCGGCTTTTGTTCGGGCAAAACGATTCCTTTCTCCGCATGATCGAAAGCCGCTTTCTCAGCCGTATCGTTGCGCGCGGCGAACGCATCCAGGTGGAGGGACCGCCGGAGGAAGTGGAGCAGATACTCCGGTTGCTGACCGATCTGACCACCCGCATCAAGCAGGGCGAAGTAATCACCGAGCAGTACCTCAACTACGCCATCGGAATGATCCGCCAGAACGGTCTCGGTCCGGCGGCGTCGATTTCCACCGAAGCCCTGTTGACCAGCGCGCTCAAGAAAGCGATCAAACCGAAAACGATCGGGCAGACGCGATATGTCGAGGCCGTCGACCAAAACGATCTGGTGTTTGCGATCGGCCCGGCCGGCACGGGGAAGACCTATCTCGCCGTCGCGATGGCTGTCGCCGAACTGAAGACCAAGCGGGTCAACCGGATCGTCTTCGCGCGGCCCGCCGTCGAAGCAGGCGAGTCGCTGGGATTTCTGCCCGGCGATGTCCGCGCCAAAGTAGATCCGTACCTTCGCCCGGTCTACGACGCACTGTACGACATGATGCAGCCGGACAAAATCGCCAAGCTGCTCGAAATGGGCGTTATCGAAATAGCTCCGCTCGCGTTTATGCGTGGTCGGACGCTCAATGAGGCGTTTGTGGTTCTTGACGAAGCCCAGAACACTACGACCGCTCAGATGAAGATGTTTCTCACCCGTATCGGAGAAAAATCGAAAGCGGTCATCACGGGCGATGTCACGCAGGTCGATTTGCCCGACAAAAAGACTTCCGGCTTGATCACCGTGCAGAAGATCCTGAAAAACATCAAAGGAATCGAGTTCATTCACCTGACGGAGAAGGATGTCATCCGTCACCGGCTCGTCCAGCAGATCATCAGCGCCTACGAGCGATACGAAGGCGCCCGGCGAAAGGATTCCTGA
- a CDS encoding DMT family transporter, translating to MAMLSRLKLLFCVVIWGWTFVATKVVLSYVTPVELLGLRLLLALPVLLAVVRLKRIRFRFGLRDSGKVALGSAIITAHFLIQITGLQYTSATNTGWIISITPLVLAVLSFLFLNERLGIREYAGIAVATAGILLLVSHGNLSSFEWLSSVGDWLVLASAHTWALYTIATRDLSRAHNPLALTFAVLAPAGLMILGYMAVTSDWERFLHLPADAVVALLFLGVLGLAIAHWFWQEGVADIGAARAGIFLYLEPVATTVLAVPYLGEQFTWATALGGLAVLGGVYFGQRRRKPKRAAVSIAADDH from the coding sequence ATGGCCATGCTGTCGCGACTGAAACTGCTCTTCTGCGTCGTCATCTGGGGCTGGACCTTCGTCGCCACCAAAGTCGTGCTGTCCTACGTGACCCCCGTCGAACTTCTGGGGCTTCGCCTGCTCCTCGCGCTTCCCGTTCTCCTCGCAGTCGTTCGACTCAAACGCATCCGATTCCGCTTCGGCCTTCGCGATTCGGGCAAGGTCGCTCTTGGATCGGCGATCATCACGGCACACTTCCTGATACAGATCACCGGACTGCAGTATACCTCGGCCACCAACACCGGCTGGATCATCTCGATCACGCCGCTGGTACTGGCTGTTCTCTCATTCCTGTTTCTGAACGAGCGGCTGGGAATAAGAGAGTATGCCGGTATCGCGGTCGCAACGGCGGGAATCCTGCTGCTGGTATCACACGGCAATCTGTCGAGTTTCGAGTGGCTATCGAGTGTTGGCGATTGGCTCGTACTGGCTTCGGCGCATACCTGGGCTCTGTATACAATCGCGACTCGCGACCTCTCCAGGGCGCACAACCCGCTGGCGCTGACCTTCGCGGTCCTGGCGCCCGCCGGGCTGATGATACTCGGCTACATGGCCGTCACCTCGGACTGGGAGAGATTTCTGCATCTGCCGGCCGATGCCGTGGTTGCGCTCTTGTTCCTCGGCGTGCTTGGGCTGGCGATCGCCCACTGGTTCTGGCAGGAGGGTGTTGCTGATATCGGCGCCGCCCGAGCCGGCATTTTCCTCTACCTGGAACCGGTCGCCACTACCGTACTCGCCGTTCCGTACCTCGGGGAGCAATTCACCTGGGCGACTGCCCTCGGCGGCCTGGCGGTCCTGGGCGGCGTCTACTTCGGACAGCGGCGACGCAAGCCGAAGCGGGCCGCCGTATCGATTGCCGCTGATGACCATTAA
- a CDS encoding GNAT family N-acetyltransferase, producing MSDKLEHEPVAAGPPAVGVRTIDRRGPARTTVVRNLADMDTVREAWSELQATLVQPSPLRSFEYARLWYETFAEPSHVRLFQIADSERVIGILPMTLSNRHGIRVLTGLTNSHCLHAEPLIVPGYEAAFAERLVRELVDHESDWDLVDYEFAYSFERPEPLLHSELLKRFNLRFAQRAEPTFITDLDQDFEQYIAGLSREARRMFRRTGERLNNLGEPRYVHRQGAEAVAAWQVLVGIEDAGWKGRNGTSIARCDARCRRFYEAFVRLLAEQDALHLFELQINDHPIAAAFGYVDGGTLHYLKAAYDETYHETSPSNNLLREVIRDCMQNYPEIALLHLFPWDSGYKYRFATQETHAYETIAFSPSLRGRVVGALFGLKERLKRITPLRRAVQRLRGR from the coding sequence ATGAGCGACAAACTGGAACACGAACCGGTAGCGGCAGGCCCGCCGGCAGTCGGCGTACGGACAATTGACCGTCGCGGACCGGCCCGCACGACGGTCGTCCGAAATCTCGCGGACATGGACACGGTACGCGAGGCGTGGTCGGAGCTCCAGGCGACGCTGGTTCAACCGTCGCCGCTTCGATCGTTCGAGTATGCGCGGCTCTGGTACGAGACGTTCGCCGAGCCATCGCACGTGCGGCTGTTCCAGATCGCCGACTCGGAGCGGGTGATCGGCATATTGCCGATGACGCTGTCGAACCGCCACGGCATCAGAGTGCTCACCGGCCTCACGAACTCGCATTGTCTGCACGCGGAACCGCTGATCGTGCCGGGCTACGAGGCTGCGTTCGCGGAACGGCTGGTGCGTGAACTGGTCGATCACGAGTCCGACTGGGATCTGGTCGATTACGAGTTCGCGTATTCGTTCGAGCGCCCGGAGCCGCTGCTTCACAGCGAGCTGTTGAAGCGCTTCAACCTGCGGTTCGCACAGCGCGCGGAGCCGACCTTTATCACGGATCTCGATCAGGACTTCGAGCAGTATATCGCGGGGTTGTCGCGCGAGGCGCGCCGCATGTTTCGTCGGACCGGCGAGCGGCTGAATAATCTCGGCGAACCCCGGTACGTGCATCGGCAGGGTGCGGAGGCAGTCGCGGCGTGGCAGGTGCTGGTGGGAATCGAGGACGCCGGATGGAAAGGGCGCAACGGAACATCGATTGCCCGGTGTGACGCGCGATGCCGGCGGTTCTATGAGGCATTTGTTCGGTTGCTGGCCGAGCAGGATGCACTTCACCTGTTTGAGCTCCAAATCAACGACCACCCGATTGCCGCCGCGTTCGGCTATGTTGACGGCGGCACGCTGCATTATCTCAAGGCCGCATACGACGAAACCTATCATGAGACGTCGCCGTCGAACAACCTGCTTCGGGAAGTGATTCGCGACTGCATGCAGAACTATCCGGAGATCGCGCTTCTGCATCTATTCCCCTGGGATTCGGGCTACAAGTACCGCTTTGCGACTCAAGAGACGCATGCGTACGAGACAATTGCGTTCAGTCCGAGCCTGCGCGGGCGGGTTGTCGGCGCGTTGTTCGGACTGAAGGAACGTCTGAAACGAATCACGCCGCTTCGCAGAGCCGTTCAGCGGCTGCGCGGGCGCTGA
- a CDS encoding PTS sugar transporter subunit IIA → MNLSRYLTEKLVKLELTTVIEPPEEGASREKWRQNAKEKVLGELVQLLAADNRVGNETKLLIDFVNRERKATTAIGYGIAIPHIRSLQAKEFMLAFARSTVGYDFDSLDNQPTHMFFVMAAPPYDDNFYLKAFKTLAGMLQYESFRSDLMNAQSPGEIIRLVRSME, encoded by the coding sequence ATGAATCTTTCGCGCTATCTGACAGAAAAGCTGGTCAAGCTGGAGCTGACGACCGTCATCGAGCCGCCCGAAGAAGGCGCATCGCGTGAAAAGTGGCGTCAGAACGCCAAAGAAAAGGTGCTTGGTGAGCTGGTGCAACTGCTGGCCGCCGACAATCGGGTCGGCAACGAGACCAAATTGCTGATCGATTTCGTGAATCGCGAACGCAAGGCGACGACTGCAATCGGCTATGGAATTGCAATCCCGCACATCCGGTCGTTGCAGGCCAAGGAGTTCATGCTGGCATTCGCCCGCTCGACCGTCGGCTACGATTTTGACTCGCTGGATAATCAGCCCACTCATATGTTCTTTGTCATGGCGGCCCCGCCATACGACGACAACTTTTATCTCAAGGCGTTCAAGACGCTGGCCGGGATGCTGCAGTACGAGTCATTCCGCAGCGATCTCATGAACGCGCAATCTCCCGGCGAAATCATCCGCCTCGTTCGCTCGATGGAATAG
- a CDS encoding HDIG domain-containing protein — MAKLIRILIRRVQRLLKVQSESRQVQTPTAQTRTIKVLLLVLFSVLLVVMYPGEDLFDPFDIPRRGEISLQDILAPFEITVFKGEQDLARDRERERQSVPYVLVSDSSVIDTVRQRLRSFLGLVDSVRTARPEGAGMTEDEVRLVSGRFPLMSRSAIEKSLGRPIRLTRVGTQLERIYDSDIYRIGVLPTGASLPEGGSRSVVVQRGEHEVSFQRDQLYDRAMANLRLLTALNRVADRDTIDVDYYYNVGKNFIQPNLRVDMDEYNNRLAKALESISPVKKIVEEGDIIARAGQRVTVEQEEVLVEMARIQRQQAAEEGWLLAALPFVGRVLLTLAAFIALYLFLYKFRRTIYNSNPKILALFLVFVLQFGLIYLIGSMTERIGISSIYIYPIAVLPVMITVLFDPEIGILSTIILALLLGVMHRFSFTITLMTVVVGMVACFTAGRVYKRSDFYRIMLAVIMAYVLLILVVETLKLTPNPEIIPELALGALNGIITIVLAIFFLPIFESLFGFTTDLTLLELSDLNHPLLKRLALEAPGTYHHSIVVGNLCESAAKSINANHLLARVGAYYHDIGKMEIPEYFVENQLSVKSKHDVLTPSMSSLILSAHVKKGRWLGEEAGLPNEVLNFIEEHHGTMVMSYFYDKALKQGADPSDIDKYRYPGPKPQTRETGISMLADAVEAASRTLDEPKPARINNLIQRIINDRFQSGQLDECPLTLRDLARIKESFAKVVMAAFHQRIVYPGRDEK, encoded by the coding sequence ATGGCCAAGCTGATTCGCATACTCATCCGCCGCGTTCAGCGCTTGCTGAAGGTCCAGTCCGAAAGCAGGCAGGTGCAGACGCCGACCGCCCAGACGCGGACCATCAAGGTCCTGCTGCTGGTGCTGTTCTCGGTTCTGCTCGTCGTCATGTACCCCGGCGAGGACCTGTTCGATCCGTTTGATATCCCGAGGCGCGGCGAAATATCTCTGCAGGACATCCTGGCGCCGTTCGAAATCACCGTGTTCAAGGGTGAACAGGACCTTGCGCGCGACCGCGAGCGGGAACGTCAGTCCGTTCCCTACGTGCTGGTGTCCGATTCGTCGGTGATCGATACCGTCCGCCAGAGATTACGTTCGTTCCTCGGGTTGGTGGATTCCGTGCGGACAGCCCGACCGGAGGGCGCGGGCATGACCGAGGATGAGGTGCGCCTCGTCAGCGGACGATTCCCGCTGATGAGCCGCTCGGCTATCGAGAAATCGCTCGGTCGCCCCATCAGGCTCACCCGCGTCGGTACGCAGCTGGAGCGCATTTATGACTCGGATATCTATCGCATCGGCGTGCTGCCCACCGGCGCGTCCCTGCCGGAGGGGGGAAGCCGCTCCGTGGTCGTTCAGCGGGGAGAACACGAGGTGTCGTTCCAGCGGGACCAGTTGTACGATCGCGCCATGGCGAACCTCCGGCTGTTGACTGCCCTCAATCGAGTGGCCGACCGTGATACGATCGACGTCGACTATTATTACAACGTCGGCAAGAACTTCATTCAGCCCAACCTCCGCGTCGACATGGACGAGTACAACAATCGGCTGGCGAAGGCGCTGGAGTCAATCTCGCCCGTCAAGAAGATCGTCGAAGAAGGTGACATCATCGCGCGCGCCGGGCAGCGTGTCACCGTCGAACAGGAAGAGGTGCTGGTCGAGATGGCGCGCATCCAGCGCCAGCAAGCCGCCGAAGAAGGGTGGCTGCTCGCCGCACTGCCCTTTGTCGGCCGCGTCCTGCTGACACTCGCCGCATTCATCGCGCTTTATCTGTTCCTGTACAAATTCCGCAGGACGATCTACAACTCAAATCCCAAAATCCTGGCGCTGTTTCTCGTGTTCGTCCTCCAGTTCGGCCTGATCTATCTGATCGGGTCCATGACCGAACGGATAGGCATATCATCGATCTACATCTACCCGATCGCGGTCCTCCCGGTGATGATTACCGTGCTGTTTGATCCTGAGATCGGCATACTGTCGACGATCATCCTCGCGCTGTTGTTGGGCGTGATGCACCGTTTCAGTTTTACGATTACCCTGATGACCGTGGTGGTCGGTATGGTCGCGTGCTTTACGGCCGGGCGGGTTTACAAGCGGTCCGACTTCTACCGGATTATGCTTGCCGTCATCATGGCCTACGTGCTGCTGATCCTCGTCGTGGAAACGCTCAAGCTGACACCGAACCCCGAGATCATACCTGAGCTGGCCCTCGGCGCCCTCAACGGTATTATCACGATCGTTCTGGCGATATTTTTCCTGCCCATATTCGAATCGTTGTTCGGATTCACCACCGACCTGACGCTGCTGGAGTTGTCGGATCTCAACCACCCGCTGCTCAAGCGGCTGGCGCTGGAAGCTCCCGGTACGTACCATCACTCCATCGTGGTCGGCAACCTGTGCGAATCCGCTGCGAAATCGATTAATGCCAATCATCTGCTGGCCCGCGTCGGCGCCTATTACCATGACATAGGCAAAATGGAAATCCCGGAGTACTTCGTCGAGAACCAGCTGAGCGTCAAGTCGAAGCACGATGTGCTCACGCCGTCCATGTCATCGCTGATTTTGTCCGCGCATGTCAAGAAAGGTCGCTGGCTCGGCGAGGAGGCCGGCTTGCCCAATGAAGTGCTGAATTTCATCGAAGAACACCATGGCACGATGGTGATGAGCTACTTCTACGACAAGGCGCTGAAACAGGGCGCCGACCCGTCGGATATCGACAAATACCGCTATCCCGGCCCCAAACCGCAGACGCGCGAGACCGGGATATCGATGCTTGCCGACGCGGTGGAGGCTGCCAGCCGAACGCTCGACGAGCCCAAGCCGGCGCGGATCAACAACCTGATCCAGCGGATTATCAACGATCGGTTCCAGTCCGGACAGCTTGACGAATGCCCGCTGACGCTTCGTGATCTGGCCCGTATCAAGGAGTCC